From the genome of Cognaticolwellia beringensis, one region includes:
- a CDS encoding cytochrome c oxidase subunit 3 — MTTKEYESYYVPAQSKWPIVGAVALFLIAVGAGNYVANLNNPESVGGGWVLLAGIALIIYMVFGWFNNVITESMAGKYSRQMDNSFRQGMSWFIFSEVMFFAAFFGALLYARTFSVPWLDGAGNNAATAAILWPDFTATWPLIKTPGGTETTAMGWYGLPLINTILLLTSSITAHFAHVSLEQEKRGLLKFWLGLTVVLGVVFLFCQGLEYAHGYADEMKLYLDSGIYGNTFYLLTGFHGMHVTLGTIMLLVMLIRVFKGHFTPKNHFAFQAASWYWHFVDVVWVILFVFVYII; from the coding sequence ATGACGACAAAAGAATACGAAAGTTATTACGTACCAGCACAAAGCAAATGGCCAATAGTGGGTGCGGTTGCGCTGTTTTTAATTGCTGTTGGTGCTGGCAATTATGTAGCAAATTTAAATAATCCTGAAAGTGTCGGTGGCGGCTGGGTTTTACTGGCGGGTATCGCACTGATTATTTATATGGTTTTTGGCTGGTTTAATAATGTTATTACCGAGTCAATGGCCGGAAAATATAGCCGACAAATGGATAATTCATTTCGCCAAGGGATGAGCTGGTTTATTTTTTCAGAAGTGATGTTTTTCGCCGCTTTCTTCGGCGCTTTACTTTACGCCCGTACTTTTTCGGTACCCTGGCTTGACGGCGCAGGTAACAATGCGGCAACAGCCGCAATTTTATGGCCTGACTTTACCGCAACTTGGCCATTGATTAAAACACCAGGTGGCACTGAAACAACCGCTATGGGTTGGTATGGTTTGCCGTTAATTAATACCATATTACTGTTAACTTCCTCAATTACCGCACATTTTGCTCATGTATCATTAGAGCAAGAAAAACGTGGATTATTGAAGTTTTGGTTGGGATTAACGGTCGTTTTAGGTGTAGTGTTTTTGTTTTGCCAAGGCCTAGAGTATGCACATGGTTATGCTGATGAAATGAAACTGTATTTAGACAGTGGCATTTACGGCAATACCTTTTATCTACTGACCGGCTTTCACGGTATGCATGTGACCTTAGGGACAATTATGCTGCTGGTTATGCTGATTCGAGTATTTAAAGGGCATTTCACACCGAAAAACCACTTTGCATTCCAAGCCGCAAGTTGGTATTGGCATTTTGTTGATGTCGTGTGGGTAATACTGTTTGTTTTTGTTTATATTATCTAA